The following proteins come from a genomic window of Nitrosopumilus sp.:
- a CDS encoding DoxX family protein — MTTAEIREKILNDVVFMGLRSAIGVIFILHGMSKFNPGFANNLPNMGFPIEMQIPLALAELVPGILIIVGVLSRLSASLISIIMLGAIFMVKGAKSVTGQGGVELDLILLASVLVIMIIGPGRISIAQAIKKLPRCLH; from the coding sequence TTGACTACAGCAGAAATTAGAGAGAAGATCCTAAATGATGTTGTCTTTATGGGTTTAAGATCTGCCATAGGTGTGATCTTTATTCTTCATGGAATGTCAAAATTTAATCCAGGATTTGCCAATAATTTACCTAATATGGGGTTTCCAATAGAAATGCAAATCCCATTAGCATTAGCTGAATTGGTTCCAGGTATTTTGATAATTGTTGGAGTGTTAAGTAGATTATCCGCATCACTGATTTCCATCATTATGTTAGGAGCAATTTTCATGGTTAAAGGTGCAAAAAGTGTTACTGGTCAAGGAGGGGTTGAATTAGATTTAATTTTACTAGCATCAGTATTAGTCATTATGATAATAGGTCCAGGAAGAATTTCGATTGCACAAGCAATCAAAAAATTACCCAGGTGTCTTCATTAA
- the msrB gene encoding peptide-methionine (R)-S-oxide reductase MsrB, with protein MTKKVTENPEEWKEKLTPEQYEICINHGTEPPFSGKYNNSKIEGYFRCVCCGEDLFSSDAKFDSGSGWPSFWKPVSEEKIEYVSDTDYGMIRTEVNCKNCGSHLGHVFDDGPKPTNQRYCINSVSLKHEKD; from the coding sequence ATGACAAAAAAAGTTACTGAAAATCCTGAAGAATGGAAAGAAAAATTAACGCCGGAACAGTATGAAATTTGTATCAATCACGGCACAGAGCCCCCATTTTCTGGAAAATATAATAATTCCAAGATTGAGGGATATTTCAGATGTGTTTGTTGTGGGGAAGATCTTTTTTCCTCAGATGCAAAGTTTGATTCAGGTTCAGGATGGCCTAGTTTTTGGAAACCAGTGTCAGAAGAGAAGATAGAGTATGTTTCAGATACAGATTATGGAATGATTAGAACGGAGGTAAATTGTAAAAATTGTGGTTCTCATCTAGGTCATGTTTTTGATGATGGTCCAAAGCCTACAAACCAAAGATATTGTATTAATTCAGTTTCATTAAAACACGAAAAAGATTAA
- the acs gene encoding acetate--CoA ligase encodes MNKTYDIGLGNHDTDLRKKASSDFVSFWDDQAKNLTWFAPWSKTLEWNPPFAKWFVGGTINASYNALDIHQKTKSDKPAILWEGENDESRVVTYGEMFTQVQKFSNVLKSLGVKKGDRVTIYLPMVPELPIAMFACARIGAVHTVIFSGFSAESIKDRIVDSHSKVVITADGGYRRGKIIPLKKVVDEAIKDFDFVKHVVVLERTKNKISITSKDKFWSDLMNNALESCNAEKLDSAHPLYILYTSGTTGKPKGVLHGTGGYLTHLYSTFKWAFDIKDSDVFFCTADIGWVTGHSYVVYAPFLHGATQIMYEGAPDFPDATRMWDILQKYHATIFYTTPTALRMFMKFGDEIPNSFDLSSLRLLGTVGEPINPEVWRWYFKTIGKEKCPIIDTWWQTETGGMLISPLPGLETIPLKPGSGTLPIPGVDIDVVDENGNSVSTNTKGYLVIKNPWPGMLLTLWGDDEKYKTVYWSKYENCYYPGDYALKDEDGYMWLLGRADDVLKIAGHRIGTAELESCIVSHHDVAESAVCGIPDDVKGEVIVAFVVLKQGIVDSKILEKEISDKIRNDIGAIATPKQIYFVSKLPKTRSGKIMRRLLKAIAKNEKIGDVSTLEDGAAVTEVQNAFDEIQNSINNKPK; translated from the coding sequence TTGAATAAAACATATGATATTGGTCTTGGAAATCATGACACTGATTTAAGAAAAAAGGCTAGTTCTGATTTTGTGTCATTCTGGGATGACCAGGCAAAAAATCTCACATGGTTTGCTCCTTGGAGCAAGACTCTGGAATGGAATCCTCCTTTTGCAAAATGGTTTGTTGGAGGCACAATTAACGCTTCATATAATGCTCTGGACATTCATCAAAAAACTAAATCCGACAAACCTGCTATTTTGTGGGAGGGCGAAAATGATGAATCTAGAGTCGTCACTTATGGTGAAATGTTCACACAAGTTCAAAAGTTTTCAAATGTTCTAAAATCCCTTGGTGTAAAAAAAGGAGATCGTGTAACTATCTATCTTCCAATGGTTCCTGAATTACCTATTGCGATGTTTGCATGTGCTAGGATTGGTGCTGTACACACAGTAATTTTCTCAGGATTTAGTGCAGAATCAATCAAGGATAGAATTGTTGATTCACACTCAAAAGTAGTTATTACCGCAGATGGCGGATATAGACGAGGAAAAATTATCCCGCTAAAGAAAGTAGTTGATGAGGCAATCAAAGATTTTGATTTTGTCAAACACGTTGTGGTTCTAGAAAGGACAAAAAATAAAATCTCTATTACATCAAAAGACAAATTTTGGAGTGATTTGATGAATAATGCTCTGGAGTCATGTAATGCAGAAAAATTAGATAGTGCACACCCGCTTTACATTTTGTATACTTCTGGCACAACTGGAAAACCCAAAGGTGTACTACATGGAACAGGAGGATACCTCACACACTTGTATTCTACTTTCAAGTGGGCATTTGACATTAAAGATTCTGATGTCTTCTTTTGTACTGCTGATATTGGTTGGGTCACAGGTCACAGTTATGTTGTATATGCTCCATTTTTACATGGTGCAACTCAAATAATGTATGAAGGCGCACCTGATTTTCCTGATGCGACTAGAATGTGGGACATCTTACAAAAATACCATGCCACCATTTTCTACACCACTCCCACAGCTCTGAGAATGTTTATGAAATTTGGGGATGAAATTCCAAACTCTTTTGATCTTTCATCATTAAGATTACTAGGAACAGTAGGTGAACCAATAAATCCTGAAGTGTGGAGGTGGTATTTCAAAACTATAGGAAAAGAAAAATGTCCAATTATTGATACTTGGTGGCAAACTGAAACTGGTGGCATGCTCATCTCTCCTTTACCTGGTTTGGAGACAATTCCACTGAAACCGGGCTCTGGTACACTTCCAATTCCTGGCGTGGATATTGATGTAGTTGATGAAAATGGAAATAGTGTATCCACTAACACTAAAGGTTATCTTGTTATCAAAAATCCATGGCCTGGAATGCTATTAACACTATGGGGCGATGATGAAAAATACAAAACCGTGTATTGGTCAAAATATGAAAACTGTTACTATCCTGGCGATTATGCGTTAAAAGATGAGGATGGATATATGTGGTTACTAGGTCGTGCAGATGACGTTTTAAAAATTGCAGGACATAGAATTGGAACTGCAGAGCTTGAGAGCTGCATTGTATCTCATCATGATGTTGCCGAGTCTGCCGTATGTGGAATTCCTGATGATGTGAAGGGCGAGGTAATAGTCGCATTTGTTGTTTTAAAACAAGGCATTGTTGATTCAAAAATATTGGAAAAAGAAATCTCTGATAAAATAAGAAATGATATTGGAGCAATCGCTACACCAAAACAAATCTATTTTGTTTCAAAACTTCCAAAAACACGTAGTGGCAAAATAATGCGCAGATTACTAAAAGCAATTGCAAAGAATGAAAAAATTGGCGATGTGAGTACTTTGGAGGATGGTGCAGCAGTTACCGAGGTACAAAATGCATTTGACGAAATTCAAAATTCAATAAATAACAAGCCTAAATGA
- a CDS encoding proteasome subunit beta translates to MSMYMPGATAVGITFDGGVVFASEKRIAFGNFLVSKSTKKTFPITNKVGAACAGLVADMQILALQISALAKIRKMELKRDVPPNTVAKMMSNMMYERRYFPLLTQVIVGGVVDKPIMYTLDPLGSVLPDEYAAVGTGAEMALGVLDPQFKPNMSKDEAIDLAKRAIRSAALRDSASGDGIDVLVITKDGTEEFTEQIK, encoded by the coding sequence ATGTCAATGTATATGCCCGGGGCAACTGCTGTTGGAATTACTTTTGATGGCGGTGTGGTTTTTGCCAGTGAGAAAAGAATAGCCTTTGGTAACTTTCTTGTAAGTAAATCTACAAAAAAGACATTTCCTATTACTAACAAAGTAGGTGCAGCATGTGCTGGTCTTGTAGCTGATATGCAAATTTTAGCATTACAAATCTCAGCTCTTGCTAAAATTAGAAAAATGGAGCTCAAAAGAGACGTTCCTCCTAACACTGTTGCAAAAATGATGTCAAATATGATGTATGAGCGAAGATACTTTCCATTACTGACTCAAGTAATTGTTGGTGGCGTTGTTGATAAACCAATTATGTACACTCTTGATCCATTAGGTTCAGTTCTTCCTGACGAATATGCTGCAGTTGGAACTGGGGCAGAAATGGCGTTAGGTGTGTTAGACCCACAATTCAAGCCAAACATGAGTAAGGATGAGGCAATAGATTTGGCAAAAAGGGCAATACGTTCAGCAGCTTTGAGAGATTCTGCAAGCGGTGATGGAATAGATGTACTTGTAATCACTAAAGACGGTACAGAAGAATTTACAGAGCAAATCAAATAA
- a CDS encoding universal stress protein, translating to MFNNITVAIITPTHTKKPFDTGLVLAKKFNSNLTIIECLYKIPPKFYFFETKSDKKITEGQIRNLKQELNNWKGIAEKEGLKINTKFALTDSIAHWIIDHVKENKVNLLVVGYPKLSMIEENHYDDIINMIHHKAHCNILTTKN from the coding sequence TTGTTCAATAACATCACAGTTGCCATAATCACGCCCACACATACAAAGAAACCTTTTGATACAGGACTTGTTTTAGCAAAAAAATTCAATAGTAATTTAACAATAATAGAATGTCTTTATAAAATTCCTCCCAAGTTTTATTTTTTTGAAACAAAATCAGATAAAAAAATTACAGAAGGACAAATTCGTAATCTTAAACAGGAATTAAACAATTGGAAAGGAATTGCAGAAAAAGAAGGGCTTAAAATAAATACAAAATTTGCTCTTACTGATTCAATAGCACATTGGATTATTGATCATGTCAAAGAAAATAAAGTTAATTTGTTAGTAGTTGGATATCCAAAACTTTCTATGATAGAAGAGAATCATTATGATGATATTATAAACATGATTCACCACAAAGCACATTGTAATATCCTTACCACAAAAAATTAA
- a CDS encoding PUA domain-containing protein: protein MKSNLISKSETSTLLKTVSEKWGIEFPKIKNLKVHQILDDAQIITGEGIKILKINEDYIPFLSETKMLEKFPNVTVDMGAIKFMCKGANVMRPGIKKYTEFEKDQLICIVEESQHKFLAVGKALVSSSELENMKKGEVIKNIHYISDKFWETGKIIYD from the coding sequence TTGAAATCAAATCTAATTTCAAAAAGTGAGACGTCGACATTACTTAAAACAGTCTCAGAAAAATGGGGGATTGAGTTTCCCAAAATAAAAAATCTCAAAGTCCATCAAATTTTAGATGACGCACAAATAATCACAGGCGAAGGGATTAAAATATTGAAGATCAATGAAGACTACATTCCATTTTTATCAGAAACTAAAATGTTAGAAAAATTTCCAAATGTTACGGTAGATATGGGAGCTATAAAATTTATGTGTAAAGGTGCAAACGTAATGAGACCAGGAATTAAAAAATATACAGAGTTTGAAAAAGATCAACTGATTTGCATTGTAGAAGAATCTCAACATAAATTTTTAGCGGTTGGAAAAGCACTGGTGTCTAGTTCTGAGTTGGAGAATATGAAAAAAGGTGAAGTAATTAAAAACATCCATTATATTTCAGATAAGTTTTGGGAAACTGGAAAAATAATTTACGATTAA
- a CDS encoding PAS domain-containing protein translates to MPQTEARKTLKDAPVMWRRINSIGIILDCNSTYAANLGYAKSEILGRSIFEHVVKDSWEAMNESLKSWFETGKVTDRKITFKRQDGSTFPGLLQATSIYDENNNLLGSNTVIFDLTQMNSEKIKEYEEFFKDAKNRLDEIKEKEYDQLDENSKSEYDGLKKMFEMLLEVNLAELK, encoded by the coding sequence ATGCCTCAGACAGAAGCAAGAAAAACTCTAAAAGACGCGCCAGTAATGTGGAGAAGAATAAATTCAATAGGAATTATTTTGGATTGCAATTCAACATATGCTGCAAATTTAGGATATGCAAAATCAGAGATTTTAGGTAGGTCAATCTTTGAACACGTAGTGAAAGACTCATGGGAAGCAATGAATGAATCACTGAAGTCATGGTTTGAGACAGGAAAAGTCACAGATAGGAAAATTACCTTCAAAAGACAAGATGGAAGTACATTTCCAGGATTACTTCAGGCAACAAGCATATATGATGAAAACAATAATCTGCTCGGCAGTAATACGGTAATTTTTGATCTCACTCAAATGAATAGTGAAAAGATAAAAGAATATGAAGAATTTTTTAAAGATGCAAAAAACAGACTAGATGAAATTAAAGAGAAAGAGTATGATCAATTAGATGAGAATTCAAAATCAGAGTATGATGGACTCAAAAAAATGTTTGAAATGTTATTAGAAGTGAATCTTGCAGAATTAAAATAA
- a CDS encoding CdvA-like protein yields MTHDDIEIIGKKVKDMYGTFMGKVVGTITDIDGSIQSVGIDCGSQGLQQIQYEQLVVQGDVVIFIPKWRLDSQRLIREKQLTIRRLKALIDIVSENDDMKVDAEIIHEKYKSKLASLDETEHEIKAKLEARLTELDEQMKSAKMLSFDAKVQFKSNEISDATFETVKACTTEIIEHVSHETAEIANVKSRITDLELEVQEITSPSTPDIQESAVSYLETSEPQQVVQSILPEAPTEPIVTHSEKFANHSEPIEAGVLPIPEPPTDSETTFAFPEPPQQVTPETPKDDNDNDWLARMEAQ; encoded by the coding sequence ATGACCCACGACGATATCGAAATTATCGGTAAAAAAGTCAAAGACATGTACGGTACATTCATGGGTAAAGTCGTTGGAACAATAACTGACATTGACGGAAGTATTCAATCCGTTGGCATTGACTGCGGTTCTCAGGGATTACAGCAAATCCAATATGAGCAACTTGTAGTGCAAGGCGATGTTGTTATTTTTATTCCAAAATGGAGACTAGATTCTCAAAGACTCATTCGTGAAAAACAACTAACAATACGTCGTCTAAAGGCGTTGATTGATATTGTTTCTGAAAATGATGACATGAAAGTGGATGCAGAAATTATTCACGAAAAATACAAGTCAAAACTGGCATCATTAGATGAAACAGAACATGAAATCAAAGCTAAACTTGAGGCAAGATTGACAGAGTTAGACGAACAAATGAAGTCTGCAAAAATGTTATCCTTTGATGCAAAAGTACAATTCAAGAGTAATGAAATCTCTGATGCAACATTTGAGACAGTGAAAGCATGTACAACTGAAATAATTGAACATGTATCTCATGAAACAGCTGAAATCGCAAATGTAAAGAGTAGAATTACTGACCTTGAATTGGAAGTGCAAGAGATAACTTCCCCTTCAACACCAGACATCCAAGAATCTGCCGTTTCATATCTGGAGACATCTGAACCACAACAAGTAGTTCAGTCAATACTTCCAGAAGCACCAACTGAACCAATAGTAACACATTCAGAAAAATTTGCAAATCATTCAGAACCAATAGAGGCAGGCGTTCTACCAATACCAGAACCACCAACTGACTCTGAAACAACATTTGCATTTCCAGAACCACCCCAACAGGTGACACCAGAAACTCCAAAAGACGACAATGATAACGATTGGCTTGCTAGAATGGAAGCACAATAA
- a CDS encoding homoserine dehydrogenase, whose protein sequence is MRIILCGFGVVGQSLLKLFESRSEDLYAKYGLKPRVVGVFDSKGSAVDSSGLEFNKLMDVKKKFGTVKNYSDKKNSMSGIEMLKNIEADVLIETTASNYKDAEPGMTHIITAMKKRMHVISVNKGPLALAFPSLLELAAYNQVMFKFSGTVGGGTPILDYAKKSLRGERITSFAGILNGTTNYILTNMATGMSFEEALKDAKNKGYVEADESLDLDGLDAAAKLVILANWIMGMKVTLPDINCTGIRNVTTEDIKKAEKNNCSVKLIASCNKELVVGPKEISNDDPLCVNGTLNAIAFTSEHSGTQTIIGRGAGGMETASSILRDLLDIRQEIART, encoded by the coding sequence TTGAGAATAATCTTATGTGGATTCGGTGTTGTGGGACAAAGTTTACTGAAATTATTTGAATCAAGATCTGAAGACCTTTATGCGAAATATGGATTAAAACCAAGAGTCGTAGGAGTTTTCGACAGTAAAGGAAGCGCAGTTGATTCATCAGGATTAGAATTCAACAAACTAATGGACGTAAAGAAAAAATTTGGGACAGTGAAAAATTATTCTGATAAAAAAAATTCAATGTCAGGTATAGAAATGTTAAAAAATATTGAGGCGGATGTTCTAATTGAGACTACCGCTAGTAATTATAAAGACGCAGAGCCTGGAATGACTCACATTATTACTGCTATGAAAAAAAGAATGCATGTAATTTCAGTCAACAAAGGACCGCTTGCACTAGCTTTTCCATCTTTGTTGGAACTTGCAGCATACAATCAAGTAATGTTCAAATTTAGTGGAACAGTTGGAGGCGGAACACCAATTTTAGATTACGCTAAAAAAAGCCTCAGAGGAGAAAGAATTACTTCTTTTGCAGGAATCTTAAACGGAACAACAAATTATATTTTAACAAATATGGCCACGGGTATGTCATTTGAGGAAGCACTAAAAGATGCAAAAAATAAGGGGTATGTAGAAGCTGATGAATCTTTGGATTTGGATGGTTTGGATGCTGCTGCCAAATTAGTAATTCTTGCAAACTGGATAATGGGAATGAAAGTAACATTACCAGACATCAATTGCACAGGTATACGAAATGTTACAACTGAGGATATTAAAAAAGCAGAAAAAAATAACTGCTCTGTCAAACTCATCGCATCTTGCAACAAAGAACTTGTTGTAGGTCCTAAAGAGATATCAAATGATGATCCGCTTTGTGTCAATGGAACACTAAATGCAATTGCTTTTACATCAGAGCACTCAGGCACACAAACAATTATTGGCAGAGGTGCAGGAGGCATGGAAACTGCCAGCTCCATTTTAAGAGATTTGTTAGACATCAGACAAGAGATTGCAAGAACTTGA
- a CDS encoding Mut7-C RNAse domain-containing protein, which translates to MLFFVDAMLGNIARKLRLFGYDTEYFSDIEDHELLEKAKNENRTIISKDGCLIRRAKKKGIQFIGITTEDEIEQFKEILKKTNLEINKISGDLARCTKCNFQTFQIKKSEIQNKIPKRVLDYHDKFWKCGGCDQIYWEGTHIEKLQEFVQKIKCFI; encoded by the coding sequence ATGTTGTTTTTTGTTGATGCAATGCTTGGTAATATTGCTAGAAAATTAAGACTATTTGGATATGATACTGAATACTTTTCTGACATTGAGGATCATGAACTATTAGAAAAAGCTAAAAATGAGAATAGAACAATAATATCCAAAGATGGATGTCTAATCAGACGTGCAAAAAAGAAAGGTATCCAATTTATCGGCATCACTACAGAGGACGAAATTGAACAATTTAAAGAAATTTTAAAAAAAACAAATTTGGAAATTAATAAAATTTCAGGTGATTTAGCAAGATGTACTAAATGTAATTTTCAAACTTTTCAAATTAAAAAATCTGAAATTCAAAACAAAATCCCAAAACGAGTTTTAGACTATCATGATAAATTTTGGAAATGTGGTGGGTGTGATCAAATCTATTGGGAAGGAACACACATTGAAAAATTACAAGAATTTGTTCAGAAAATTAAATGTTTCATTTAA
- a CDS encoding FAD-dependent thymidylate synthase — translation MSEFSTSEKKILVDHFSNTEGNVFAIITPRQVDRGALMSRYSRTDKSMRRIFLDEFLKNKNRGEEFYNRVLLEYGDDSVAELGEAQIAIEGLTNIAVKKIEDRRIGLSYLEKSSRYVAWNKKEKGKYRFYRDPEITKSKFADMYEEACNFSFDVYSKNIEPMIKYIREKYPIEKYSFKDSADGKEKLFPKLKNESDIRSAHMIYRGSTKAKALDILRGLLPASTLTNVGITGNGRAFEYLLTVLGSSELKEEQDLASKIKKELDTTIKSFVRRADDKYGKAVQKYLKDVKNKSKAIAKTKIKSNPTLGTRTKLVDYESEKNAIDKIITGIIYEQSPSTSYQNISQQVKKISKQNKIKIIEEFTKLRKNRRHRPSRAFETVYYTFDLCNNFGMFRDFHRHRTLTLERQLLTTDHGYSIPNEIKILGIEKDFRDCMKKTKETFDKIRTKYPEQGQYVVNFAYNYPYFMKFNLREACHLIELRTVPQGHIDYRRVAQQMFHEINKVHPSLSKIMKFVDLKEYDLERFESEKRTEEKRKQMK, via the coding sequence TTGTCAGAATTTTCAACCAGTGAAAAAAAGATTTTAGTAGATCACTTTTCAAATACAGAAGGAAATGTCTTTGCAATAATAACACCGCGACAAGTAGATCGTGGAGCTTTGATGTCAAGATACAGCAGAACTGACAAAAGTATGAGAAGAATATTTCTTGATGAGTTTTTAAAAAATAAAAACAGAGGGGAGGAATTTTACAATCGAGTTCTTTTAGAATACGGCGATGATTCTGTTGCAGAATTGGGAGAAGCACAGATTGCAATTGAAGGATTGACAAATATCGCAGTAAAAAAAATAGAAGACAGAAGAATAGGATTATCATATTTAGAAAAATCATCAAGATATGTAGCATGGAATAAAAAAGAAAAAGGAAAATACAGATTTTATAGAGATCCTGAAATTACAAAATCAAAATTTGCAGATATGTATGAAGAAGCATGTAATTTTTCTTTTGATGTTTATTCAAAAAATATAGAACCAATGATAAAATATATCAGAGAGAAATACCCCATTGAAAAATACAGTTTCAAAGACTCAGCAGATGGAAAAGAAAAATTATTTCCCAAGTTGAAAAATGAATCAGATATAAGATCAGCACATATGATTTACAGAGGTTCAACCAAAGCTAAAGCATTAGATATTCTCAGAGGATTGTTACCGGCATCAACTTTGACCAATGTTGGAATCACAGGAAATGGACGCGCTTTTGAATATCTTCTTACAGTTTTAGGCTCATCTGAATTAAAAGAAGAGCAAGATCTAGCATCAAAAATCAAAAAAGAACTAGATACGACCATAAAATCATTTGTTAGACGAGCAGATGACAAATACGGAAAAGCAGTCCAAAAATATCTCAAAGACGTCAAAAACAAATCCAAAGCAATTGCTAAAACAAAAATTAAATCAAATCCAACATTAGGAACAAGAACGAAACTTGTAGATTATGAATCAGAGAAAAATGCAATAGATAAAATCATTACAGGCATAATTTATGAGCAATCTCCAAGTACATCATATCAAAATATATCTCAGCAGGTAAAGAAAATTTCTAAACAAAATAAAATCAAAATTATTGAGGAATTCACAAAACTTAGAAAAAATAGGCGACATAGGCCATCACGAGCATTTGAAACAGTTTACTATACTTTTGATTTGTGTAACAATTTTGGAATGTTTAGGGATTTTCACAGACACAGAACACTGACTTTAGAGAGACAGTTACTTACAACAGATCATGGTTACAGTATTCCAAATGAGATCAAAATTCTTGGAATTGAAAAAGATTTTAGAGACTGTATGAAGAAAACAAAAGAAACCTTTGATAAAATCAGAACAAAATATCCAGAACAAGGACAATATGTGGTAAACTTTGCATATAATTATCCGTATTTTATGAAATTCAACCTTAGAGAAGCATGTCACTTAATCGAACTAAGAACAGTTCCACAAGGTCATATAGATTACAGACGCGTAGCACAACAAATGTTTCATGAGATTAATAAAGTACATCCAAGCTTAAGTAAAATCATGAAATTTGTAGATTTGAAAGAATATGATTTAGAAAGATTTGAATCAGAAAAAAGAACGGAAGAAAAACGAAAACAAATGAAATAA